The Setaria viridis chromosome 6, Setaria_viridis_v4.0, whole genome shotgun sequence genome contains a region encoding:
- the LOC117859834 gene encoding protein ECERIFERUM 2 — translation MVVDVATAGNGMPVHSYRLSTVVPGSVTGEAVDYELADADLLHKLHYLRAVHVFRAPAPGAAAVTVRDLKEPMFPWLDMYFPVSGRLRRRQAEADGEKAEAAAGRPYVRCNDCGVRIVEAACDATVDEWLEAEAERGGLSKALAYDKVIGPELFFSPLLYVQVTSFKCGGMALGFTWAHLIGDIPSAAACFSTWAQLFSGKKPPAPTLRDPLARPPSAAAPAGVTAPPSVKATAAPVGDHWAVPITRDMVPFSFHVTEQQLEGLQLGRQVGTFELVVALMWRALAAIRGPDEEEATRTVTVVRTTNPVPATSGGRLGLTNEHRIGHVIAVGPSSPAAADVSKLAALLAGARLKGVGAVAAAALAGAEDADVVVYGANLTFVDAESLDVYGLELGAWRPAHVEYAVDGVGDGGAAVVHRDAGGRGRAIAGVVRRGEADRLRAALRDALRVA, via the exons ATGGTTGTCGacgtcgccaccgccggcaaCGGCATGCCCGTGCACAGCTACCGGCTGTCGACGGTGGTGCCGGGGTCGGTGACGGGGGAGGCGGTGGACTAcgagctcgccgacgccgacctgCTCCACAAGCTGCACTACCTCCGCGCGGTGCACGTGTTCCGCGccccggcgccgggcgccgccgcggtcacCGTCCGGGACCTCAAGGAGCCAATGTTCCCGTGGCTGGACATGTACTTCCCCGTCAGcggccggctccggcggcgccagGCGGAAGCCGACGGCGAGAaagccgaggcggcggcggggcggccgtACGTGCGGTGCAATGACTGCGGCGTGCGCATCGTGGAGGCGGCGTGCGACGCCACCGTGGACGAGTggctggaggcggaggcggagcgcggCGGGCTGAGCAAGGCGCTGGCCTACGACAAGGTGATCGGGCCGGAGCTCTTCTTCTCGCCGCTGCTCTACGTGCAG GTCACCAGCTTCAAGTGCGGCGGGATGGCCCTCGGCTTCACGTGGGCGCACCTCATCGGCGAcatcccctccgccgccgcctgcttcaGCACGTGGGCCCAGCTCTTCAGCGGCAAGAAGCCCCCGGCACCCACCCTGCGGGACCCACTAGCCCGGCCTCCGTCAGCCGCCGCACCTGCTGGCGTGACGGCCCCACCGTCGGTCaaggccaccgccgcgcccgtcgGCGACCACTGGGCGGTCCCCATCACCCGCGACATGGTGCCCTTCTCCTTCCACGTCACCGAGCAGCAGCTCGAGGGCCTTCAGCTCGGCCGCCAGGTGGGCACGTTCGAGCTGGTCGTGGCGCTGATGTGGCGCGCGCTGGCCGCGATCCGGGGccccgacgaggaggaggcgacgcGCACGGTGACCGTCGTGAGAACCACCAACCCGGtgccggcgacgagcggcggccgcCTGGGGCTAACCAACGAGCACCGGATCGGCCACGTCATCGCGGTCggcccgtcgtcgccggcggcggccgacgtcTCGAAGCTGGCTGCGCTGCTGGCCGGCGCGCGCCTCAAAGGGGTCGGCGCAgtcgcggccgcggcgctggcgggggcggaggacgCCGACGTGGTCGTGTACGGTGCCAACCTGACGTTCGTGGACGCCGAAAGCCTGGACGTGTACGGGCTGGAGCTCGGGGCGTGGCGCCCCGCGCACGTGGAGTACGCCGTGGACGGTGTcggtgacggcggcgcggccgtcgtgcaccgcgacgccggcgggcggggccgcgCCATCGCGGGCGTCGTGCGCCGAGGCGAGGCGGACCGCCTCCGCGCTGCTCTGCGTGACGCGCTGCGCGTTGCTTGA